The nucleotide window CAGCGCCTTGCGGAAGCAGATCTCGGCCTCGTCCGGCCTCCCCTGGAGCAGCAGGACCGATCCCATCCGCTGGTGGCCTTCGGGAGAGGCCGGCGCCACGACGACCAGTTGGGAGAGCGTCGTCTCGGCCGTGGCGAGGTCGCCTGCATCGACGGCGTGTTGGGCCTGCTCGCCGAGAACCCGAGCCTGAGCCGCTTTTTCCGGGCTGAGGGCGTCCCGGGCCGATCGGCGCGTCGACGACCAGTTGCACCCGGGAAGACCCGGGAGCATCCAGAAAAGAAGGCCAGTTAAGGCGATCAGGCCCCCTCGCCGTATCCGCACGATCCCCCTCCCTGGGGCGGTCAGATCGGTCCCCGTCCGGGCGCATCGACTCTCAGCGCCTCGGGCCGAATCCGACGAAGGCTACGCCCGATCGCCGAGGCGGTCAATGGCGATCGGCGGATCGGAGGGAGGGGTGCGGGGGAAAGTCGCGCGGACGACGAGACCTCGAACGCCGTCGGATTCCAGAGAGAGCCGGCCGTGCAACTGGGCGGACAGTTCCCGGCCGATGGCCAATCCCAGGCCATTCCCTTCAATCGAGGAATGCTCGTCGCGAGCCAGGCGGTAGAACGGTTCAAAGACGCGGTGGTGGTGTTCAGGAGGGACGCCCGGCCCGTCGTCGGTGATCGACAGACTCCAGAAATCCGCCTCAGCCCTTCCCTCGACGCGGATCCGGCCGTCCGGCGGGGTGAATTTCAACGCGTTGGAGGCCATCGCCGCGAAGATCTGCTGACACCGCGAGGCGTCCGTTACAACCAGGGCATCGCCTTCGACGGCCTCGGCCTCCCAGGCAATCCCCCTGACGCGGGCCGCTTCGGCGAACGTTCGGTCCACCTCCTGCACGAGCGCCCGGATCGAGAACGTCCCCAGGTTGGGGGATCGGGCGGAGCGGATGACCTCGGCGTATTCGAGATAGCTCCGCGACAGCCGAAGCATGCCGTCGCAGAGCGTCCGCATGGTAGCGACGTGTCCCTGCTGAGCCGGGGAAAAGCGCGCGGGGGACTCGCCCAGCAGCAGGTCGAACCCTGATCGCAACGAGGTCAGCGGACGACAGAACTCGTCGCTGAGGCTGCTGAGCAGATTGTGCAACTCTCGTCGGTCGAAACGCGCGGGGATACTGTCGGGACAGGCGTCGGAAGGCGCGTCCATATCTGTCTTGCTCGGCTCTGAAGATCCGCCCGGAACGAATTCCGCGACGACGCGGTCGGACGGGCGGCGATCGGCGTCGAAGAGCGACGGGTCAGGTCAAGAGACCACGATCTGGTTCGCCAGCAGAGGGTGGCCGTCGGTGAGGTCGAGCACGGCCTGCTGGGCGACCTGCTTGGCGTGATACGTCCTCGACCGCCCCTGGAGGAGGATCCGGTCGTCCGTGTAGTCCACCCGGAGGTCGCGGATGCGACCGTTGGAGACCCGGTTGACGTGGCCCTCGATGTACTGGGCCAACTCCTGATGCGTCCTGCCCGGCCCAGAATCGGTAAGGTGGTCGGCTCGCACATTGAGCATCGGCATGACGTTGCCCTCGTCCTTGGTGCCGTGATGCAAGCTGGAGCGGTCGCGTCCGGAGCAAGTACCTAACCAGGATCGGGGCGGTCGCCGGGCGTTGAAGGGGAATGCGCCGATGGACGGATCGCATTCAGGGACCGCGAAAGGCCGGTCGTCCTTCTCCAGCCAAGCGAGGGCCCCGCCGTCAGGCCTTCAAGGCCCCGGGCGGACCCGCCGAGGTCTCCTCGGGAATCCCCCGATCAACCTCGGCTCAACCGTAGCCTAACCAGATCCGCGGCGGGGGTCAACTAGTCGATCGGAGGGGGCTCGACGGGGCGTCGCAGGGGACGCGAGGGGGGGGCGACGGCCTGGCTGGGCGAGTCGAGCAATTCGTCGGTCTGAATGATCGACTCGGCGAGCTTCGCCATCGGCACCCGGCGATCCTGGCTCTGGCGCTGGAGGAGCCGGAAGGCCTCAGTCTCGCTGAGTTGCTTGCGAGTCATGAGGATCCCCTTGGCCCGCTCGATCAACTTGCGCTCGCGGAGCGTCATCTTGAGATGGTCGACGTCTTCCTGGAGCGTCTGGATCTCGCGGGCGCGGGCGACCGCCACCTCGACGGCCGCCTGGAGGCTGGGCGTCGTCATCGGCTTGAGGAGGTAGGAGATCACACCGTCCTCGACGGCCTGGTCGATGAGGTTCGGGTGGCCGTGGGCGGTGAGGATGATGACCGGCGTGCCGGGGTCCTCGGCGATCTGCCGGGCGGCGGCCAGACCGTCGATGCCGGGCATCTCGATGTCCATGAAAACCGCGTCGGGGGCGAGGCGGCGGCACATCTCAACGGCGCGCTGGCCGTCGTTGACCACCGCGACGACGTCGTAACCAAGCGACTCAAGCTGGTTCTGCAACCCGGCGGCGACCGCCTTCTCGTCGTCGGCGATCACGAATCGATATGGACGTGACATCGTCGTTGTTCCCCTCCACACCACACTGATGGATCTTGCGATCATCGCTCGGGAAGCCGGCTCCCAACGTTGGGGAAGGCGGCTTCCGCCGTCGCAACGGGGCGGATAGACTCGTCGCCGACGGACCTGCTCGCAACCGAATTGAAGAGATCGGCCATGGAACCTGAAGCCACCGAGGGAAGTCCCGAATCCCGCCCCCGACGCCGCACGACGGTTCTGGGATACGACGACCTCGCCGTCGGCGACGAGTGGGAGAGCGCCTCCCGAACAGTCACTCAGGCCGACGTTTCAACGTTCGCCGGCCTCTCTGGAGACTTCAACGCCCTCCACATGGATCATGCCTGGGCGACGGCGGAAGGCCCTTTCGGCAAACCCGTCGCCCACGGTCTGCTCGGTCTGGCCCTGGCTTCGGGCCTGGCCAGCACGGCGCCGCGGATGGACACGCTCGCCTTCCTCGCCGTTCTGGAGTGGAAATTCCTGCTCCCCATCGCGTTCGGCGACACTGTCCGGGTCGTCTCCACGGTCGAATCGATCGAGCCCCAGTCGCGGGGACGCCGGGCCGTTGTGACCTGGCGGCGTCGCCTGCTAAACCAGGAGGATCGCGTCGTCCAAGACGGTCGGACCCAGACCCTCGTCCGAAAGAAGACCGACGGCGGTGGAACGGTTTCGTCGAAACCCTGACGACTTGCAATCACTCTCGCCCGTCGATCGCCGACGCCGTCCACACCGCCGAATCTTTCGATTCCACCGAGTCGCAATCAAGCAAATTCAGGACCGAGCCAGGGGATTCCCGCAGATCATGGCGGTTACTCCCACTCGATCGTCCCCGGCGGCTTGCTCGTCACGTCGTAGACGACTCGGTTGACGCCCTTGACCGTGTTGATGATCCGCGTCGACGTTCGGGCCAGCACCTCGTGGGGGAGGCGGGACCAGTCGGCCGTCATGAAATCCTCGGTCTCGACGGCGCGGACGGCGACCACGTTCTCGTAGGTCCGAGCGTCGCCCATCACGCCGACCGATTGCACCGGCAGCAGCACGGCGAACGCCTGGGCCGTCTGGCGTTCCAGGCCGGCGGCCCGCAGCTCTTCGAGGAAGATGGCGTCGGCCTGACGGAGGACTTCGAGCCTCGGCGCGGTGACCTCTCCCAGGCAGCGGACGGCCAGTCCGGGGCCGGGGAAGGGGTGCCGCCAGACGAGATCGTCGGGGAGGCCGAGTTCCAGGCCAAGGCGGCGAACCTCGTCCTTGAACAGGTCGCGCAGGGGCTCGATCAGCTCGAAGCCCAGCTCGGCCGGCAGCCCGCCGACGTTGTGGTGGATCTTGATCGTCGCGGCCGGGCCGTCGGGCGCGCCGCCGCTCTCGATCACGTCGGGGTAGAGCGTCCCCTGGGCGAGGAAGTGCGCTCCGGGAATCGATCGAGCCTCTTCGCGGAAGACCTCGATGAACGTGTGGCCGATCCGCCGCCGCTTTTCCTGGGGGTCGGTCACGCCGGCGAGGGCCTTGAGGAACTGGTCGGCCGCGTCGACGACGCGCAGCTCGGCGTCGCTGTGGCCGCGGAAGACGTCTTCAACCTGGCTGCGCTCGCCGCCGCGGAGCAGCCCCGTGTCCACGAACACGCAGACGACCCGATCGCCGAGGGCCTTCGCCAGGAGCGCCGCGCAGACGGCCGAGTCGACGCCGCCGGAGAGCCCGCAAACGACCCGCTGGTCAGGGCCGACCTGCGAGCGAATCCGCTCAAGAGCCTGCTCGATGAACGCCTCCATCGTCCAGGCGCGGGGGTTGCCGCAGATCCGGTCGAGGAAGTTCCCCAGCATGAGCGCCCCGTAAGGCGTGTGGGAAACCTCCGGGTGGAACTGGAGCCCGTAAAACGGATAGCTCTTGTGCTTGGCCGCGGCGATCGGGCAGGTGGATGTGGCCGCCAGCGGGACGAAATCGCTTCCCGCGTCGAGAATCTGGTCGCCGTGGCTCATCCAGACGGTCGTATCGTGGGGCACGTCGTGGAAGAGCGGTTCGGCCGGGTCGACGACGTGGCAATCGGTCCGACCGTACTCACGGGCCGGCGGAGCGTCGACCTTACCCCCGAGCGCCTGCACGGCCAGTTGCATGCCGTAGCAGATGCCCAGCACGGGAATTCCCAGCTTGAACAGCTCCGGGTCGCACTGGGGAGCGCCGGCTTCGTAGACGCTGCTCGGTCCGCCCGAGAGGATCAGGGCCAGGGGGTTCAACTCGCGGACGCGTTCCGCCGTGATGTCGTGGCGGACGATCCGGGCGAAGGCGTGCCGCTCGCGGACCCGCCGCGCGATGAGCTGCACATATTGCGCTCCGAAGTCGAGCACCAACACCGGCCGCGACGAGAGATCGGTCGGATCCATTTGAGGCATGTCTTTCCGGCGACCAGGAAGCGTTGAGAATCCGGCTCGCGAGGCGTCGCAATGCCGGCTCGGCAAACCGTCAGTTTATCACGCCGAAGGGTGATCGAGAAACGGTTGCTCTCTGGTTTCGCCGTCGATGGATCCGTTCAATCAAGCTCGATCCCATCACCCACACCTACGCCTTCGGCCGTTCGCGGCTATCGTAATCGGGCTATCATCGACAATGGATCCTCGCCGCCTCCTCCTTGACAGCGCCAAAGGCGCGGGCACACCATGAACCTGGAGGGGGTGAATCCCCCAGGACGATCTCCGCGAAAGGCGGCGAACGATGGCGACGGCACCTGGCGACGCAAGACACGCGACTCCTCCAGCCCCCGTTGAAGCGGGCGCCCCGGCCATACCGCCGCATCGCTCCGAGTACGAGTTCAACGCGGCCGAGGACCTGATCATCCAGGACCTCGGCGCGAAGATGAGCTTCGTCGGCCTGTTCATGGTCGGGATCGGTCTCTGCTTCGCGGTTTCGGCGATCCAACGCTGGTCGCGGCTGCACGAGATTGAGATCGGGCTCATCTTCCTGAGCATGCTCTTCGCCGTGTTCGGCGTCTGGACCCACCGCGCCGGGAGCGACTTCCGCCGCGTCGCCGAGTCCCGCGGCCGCGACGTCACTCACCTGATGTCCGCCCTGGCGACTCTTTTGAGCTGCTACCGGCTAATCTATCTGATCTTCCTCGTCGGCCTCATCTTCGCCGTGATCCAGCTCGCCGCCACGAACCTGGGCGGCTGAGAATTCGGCGACCGCGATTGAACCTCCGGCCCTCCGCGAGCGGCTATTCCTCCGGTGTTGGAGGGCTCGACGTTGGCGAGGGACAAAGAGGCCGTTCGGCTTGAACTGCTAGCCCTACGATGCCGTCGCGGCGACGCGAGGGCGTTCGAGGAACTCGTCCGCGAGTGGGAAGGGCGGCTGTTCTATTACGTCCGTCGCCTGGTCGCCACCGAGGAGGACGCCTGGGACGTTCTCCAACAGACCTGGCTGCGGGTCTACAAGAGCGTCGGCTCGTTGCGGCAGCCTGAACGGCTGCCGGTCTGGCTCTATCAGGTCGCCCGATGCGCGGCGATCAGCCACCGCCGGGGCCGACTCCGCAACGAGGCCCACGAGGAATCGCTCGACGACCCGCCTGACCCGACGGCGGAAGACGACCTTGACCTGCTCGACCGATGCGAGCAGGTGCATGTCGGACTGGAGCGGCTCTCGCCGGCTCACCGCGAGATCCTCACGCTCTTCTTCCTGGAAGACCTCTCGCTGGAGCAAATCGCCGAGGTCCTCGAAATCCCGCCCGGCACAGCGAAGTCGCGGCTCCATTACGCCAAACGGGCGCTCCGCGAAATCCTCGAACGCGAGGAGGACCACCGATGACCCGCGACCCGAACGGAATGCGCGATCGGCTCCTGAAGGCGGAACGAATCACCCCTGACCTGAAGCGGCGTTACGACCTGGAGATCCAAGCGATGATCGAGAAGAAGCTGACAAAGTGGCAACGGTGGGGCTGGCTCGCCTCGGCGATCTTCGGTACGGCTTGCGCCGTCGTCTTCGGCGCGCTGGCTGTCGTCGGCCCGGGCGGCCTCCCCTGGGCGGGTCGACTCGGCCTCGCCGGCGGGGCGGTGTTCGGACTCGCCTGGGCCTGGCTGGGGCTGCGGGTCTTCCGCCGGGGCGTGCTCGACCTGAAGCTCGACACGGGCCTCGCCGCCGGGCTCTCCTGGTGCCTCCCCATCTTCCTGACGACCCTGTTCATGGTCGCCGCCCCCGACGACGTCCGCGGCCTGCGAATGATCCTCTGCGGCCTGGTCTTCCTCGTCGCCGGCGCCATGTTCCTCACCCGCCACGTCGTCGAGCAGTCTGAGCTGAAGACGCGCGAGAAGCTGCTGGAGATCGAGTATCGACTGGCTGAATTGACGGAGGTGGTGAAGGCCGACGCTGGCGGCCAGGGGGCGTGACCTGCTTTCGCGCGGAGCTGTCGACAAACGAAGAACGTACGCCCGAAACCCTGCAATCGCCGTCATCTCGCAGGGAAGAGTCCCTCATCGATCAGCGTTTCTCGAAGCTGCACGCGAAATGGATCATTGATTCTGAGGAGAAAGATGGTGGACCGACCGGCGGCCGTACGTCCAACCATCAGAGCGCCATCCCACTGAAAGTGTCTCGCCCAGAGTTGACGGCGTGGATTGAACAGAGGTGTGAGCTTTCTGAACTTGGGATCGAGCGTTGCGATATCCGTGCCCTTAAACGTGTTGCAGAAGAAGCAAACAGACTACACCTGAAGTTGAGCCTTGTCGATCCTCCGAAAGGCCCCCCATAATCGGGGTTCCGGCGCTCCTCAAACTGGCCGATTGGTGCCGGCTTCGCCTGGAGTCAGCTCAACACGGAGGCTCATCGTGCGACACGCCCCCTCCCGTCGAGTCTCCCCCCGCGCCTGCTGAAGACCGGCCCGCGGATCCCGCTCAGCCAGTTCTGGACGGCCCTTTCCCAAGCCGAACGCGAGCGGACGCTCTTGACGCTCAGCCGCGTCGTCGCCAAGCAACTGCCCCGGCCTCCCGTCGGAGAGGGGGGCGATCATGAGCGTACTTGAAGGGGCCGTCCGCGTCAGCGCGCTGCGATCGTCGAAGATCCTCGACGTCCACCTCGACCGCCTCGCCGTCGTCTACGTCCGCCAATCCGACCCCCAGCAGGTGCTCAATCACCGCGAATCCCGCGAGCGGCAGTACGCCCTCGCCGATCACGCCGCCGCCCTCGGGTGGCCGAGGGACCGTGTCCTGGTCATCGACGACGACCAGGGGATGAGCGGCCGGTCGGCCGACCGGCGGGGCGGATTCCAACGCCTCCTGGCCGAAGTTACCATGGAGCACGTCGGCCTGATCCTCGGCATCGAGATGAGCCGCATCGCCCGCAACAGCAGGGATTGGCACAACCTCCTGGAGATGTGCGCCATCTTCGGGACGATCCTCGCGGACGAAGACGGCGTCTACGACCCGCGGGACACCAACGACAGGCTCCTGCTCGGCCTGAAGGGGACCATCAGCGAATTCGAGCTGGTCACGATGCGGAATCGACTGGAACGAGGCCGGTTGAACAAGGCCCAACGCGGCGAGCTGTTCCACCGCGTGCCGACCGGCTACGTCAAGCTCTCCACGGAACGGGTCGAATTCGACCCCGACGAGCAGGTCCGCGAGGTCATCCGCCTGATCTTCGACAAATACGACGAGATCGGCACCGCCTGGGGCGTCTTCCACTACCTGATCCGCAACAACATCAAGATCGGGTTCCGCCCGTTCCACGGGCCCAATCGCGGCAACCTGGAGTGGCGACGCCCCGTGCTGCTGACCGTCTTCCAGATCCTGCGACATCCGATCTACGCCGGGGCCTACGCCTATGGGCGTCGGCCTCACAAGCACGTCCGGACGGCCGACGGCGAGCGTACCGGCGTCGGCCCGTGGGTCCCGATGGAGCAATGGAAGGTTCTGAAGCGCGACTGCTTGCCGGCCTACATCACCTGGGAACGCTACCTGGCGAATCAAGAATCCCTGCATCAGCACCGATCCGGCCCGGGCTGCAAGGGGAGCCCCCGCGGCGGCTCCGCCCTGCTCGCCGGTCTGATCGTCTGCGGCAACTGCGGGCGCTGCCTCCAACCGTCCTATCGGACTCACGCTCGGGCCTATTACAGTTGTGTCCGACACCTCCACGAAGGGACGGAGCAGACGTGCTTCGGCCTCAAGGCCGCGGTGGTGGACGATCTCGTGGTGCAGCAGGTCCTTCACGCCCTGGAACCCGCCGCGCTGGAGTTGAGCTGCCGGGCGCTGGAGGATGTCCAGCAGGACCGCGCCCGACTGGACAAGCACTGGAAACAGCGGCTGGAGCGGGCCCGATACGAGGCCGTGGACGCCGAACGGCGCTACCGGGCCGTCGACCCGGAGAACCGCCTCGTGGCCCGGTCCTTGGAACAGCGGTGGGAGGAGACGTTGCGGGCCGAGCGCCAGGTCGGCGACGATTACGATCGGTTCCTTCGGGAACAGCCGCCGCAACTCTCGCGCGACGAGCGGGCCCTCATCGCGGCCCTCTCCTCCGACCTGCCCGCGCTCTGGCATGCGCCCGACACGACCGATCAGGACCGCAAGGAGATCGTCCGCCACCTGGTGGAAAGGGTCGTGGTCCAGGTGAAGAACGACAGCGAATATGTGGACGTCGCGATCCACTGGCAGGGCGGGCTTGTCAGCCGGCACGAGGTCGTGCGGCCGGTCAGGACCTACGAGCAGCTCCGCGACCTCGACAAGCTCATGGACCGAGTCGTCGCGTTGCGCCACGAGGGTCGCACGGCGGCGGAGATCGCCGTGTGCCTGAACCAGGAGGGTTTCGTTCCGCCGAAGCGTTGCGGCGAGTTCTATCCCGAACTCGTCCACGAACTGCTCGTGCGTCGCGGCCTGTCGAACGAGAAGAAGTACGCCGACCAACTCGGGTCGGACGAGTGGTGGCTGCCGAAGCTGGCCGAAGCGGTCCCGGTGTCCGCCGGGAAGCTCGCCGACTGGGCGCGCCGGGGATGGCTCCATTCCCGCAGAACTCCTGCGCAGCACCTGTGGATTCTCTGGGCCGACAAGCAGGAGTTGAAGCGGCTTCGCAAGCTCGCCGCCTCGTCACGCCGTGGGATGGTGGAATATCCGGCCGATCTCACCACCCCGAAGGAGCGCCACCGTGGGGGACATGGTTGATCGTGAAGCGTTCATCGCCATGCTGACGGAACGATACCCCGCCGTGGCCGCGGATATCGACGAGTGCGCCCGAGGGCTCCTCCATCTGGAGATGGGCATGCTCGCTCGTGCCGCCCAATCGGCCATCAGCGACGAAGACACGGCGTCCGTCAAGAAGCACTTCCGATTCATCGGCGAAGTCTACCGGCGAGCCACGCCGGAGATGAAGAACGCCGTCCACGTCTCGTACCTGGAGCGTCTGAGCTTCGACGGGAAGCACGGCAAGCGGATCAAAGCGAGGGAGATGCTCTCGCCCGAGCTGCGGGCAGGGTTGAGTGGCCTGGAGGCGTACAACGCGGAGCT belongs to Paludisphaera rhizosphaerae and includes:
- a CDS encoding MaoC family dehydratase; the encoded protein is MEPEATEGSPESRPRRRTTVLGYDDLAVGDEWESASRTVTQADVSTFAGLSGDFNALHMDHAWATAEGPFGKPVAHGLLGLALASGLASTAPRMDTLAFLAVLEWKFLLPIAFGDTVRVVSTVESIEPQSRGRRAVVTWRRRLLNQEDRVVQDGRTQTLVRKKTDGGGTVSSKP
- a CDS encoding recombinase family protein, which encodes MSVLEGAVRVSALRSSKILDVHLDRLAVVYVRQSDPQQVLNHRESRERQYALADHAAALGWPRDRVLVIDDDQGMSGRSADRRGGFQRLLAEVTMEHVGLILGIEMSRIARNSRDWHNLLEMCAIFGTILADEDGVYDPRDTNDRLLLGLKGTISEFELVTMRNRLERGRLNKAQRGELFHRVPTGYVKLSTERVEFDPDEQVREVIRLIFDKYDEIGTAWGVFHYLIRNNIKIGFRPFHGPNRGNLEWRRPVLLTVFQILRHPIYAGAYAYGRRPHKHVRTADGERTGVGPWVPMEQWKVLKRDCLPAYITWERYLANQESLHQHRSGPGCKGSPRGGSALLAGLIVCGNCGRCLQPSYRTHARAYYSCVRHLHEGTEQTCFGLKAAVVDDLVVQQVLHALEPAALELSCRALEDVQQDRARLDKHWKQRLERARYEAVDAERRYRAVDPENRLVARSLEQRWEETLRAERQVGDDYDRFLREQPPQLSRDERALIAALSSDLPALWHAPDTTDQDRKEIVRHLVERVVVQVKNDSEYVDVAIHWQGGLVSRHEVVRPVRTYEQLRDLDKLMDRVVALRHEGRTAAEIAVCLNQEGFVPPKRCGEFYPELVHELLVRRGLSNEKKYADQLGSDEWWLPKLAEAVPVSAGKLADWARRGWLHSRRTPAQHLWILWADKQELKRLRKLAASSRRGMVEYPADLTTPKERHRGGHG
- a CDS encoding DUF7674 family protein, with the translated sequence MVDREAFIAMLTERYPAVAADIDECARGLLHLEMGMLARAAQSAISDEDTASVKKHFRFIGEVYRRATPEMKNAVHVSYLERLSFDGKHGKRIKAREMLSPELRAGLSGLEAYNAELLGRREGTSIQPPSKPARRGKRKR
- a CDS encoding ANTAR domain-containing response regulator; this translates as MSRPYRFVIADDEKAVAAGLQNQLESLGYDVVAVVNDGQRAVEMCRRLAPDAVFMDIEMPGIDGLAAARQIAEDPGTPVIILTAHGHPNLIDQAVEDGVISYLLKPMTTPSLQAAVEVAVARAREIQTLQEDVDHLKMTLRERKLIERAKGILMTRKQLSETEAFRLLQRQSQDRRVPMAKLAESIIQTDELLDSPSQAVAPPSRPLRRPVEPPPID
- a CDS encoding sensor histidine kinase — protein: MDAPSDACPDSIPARFDRRELHNLLSSLSDEFCRPLTSLRSGFDLLLGESPARFSPAQQGHVATMRTLCDGMLRLSRSYLEYAEVIRSARSPNLGTFSIRALVQEVDRTFAEAARVRGIAWEAEAVEGDALVVTDASRCQQIFAAMASNALKFTPPDGRIRVEGRAEADFWSLSITDDGPGVPPEHHHRVFEPFYRLARDEHSSIEGNGLGLAIGRELSAQLHGRLSLESDGVRGLVVRATFPRTPPSDPPIAIDRLGDRA
- the guaA gene encoding glutamine-hydrolyzing GMP synthase translates to MDPTDLSSRPVLVLDFGAQYVQLIARRVRERHAFARIVRHDITAERVRELNPLALILSGGPSSVYEAGAPQCDPELFKLGIPVLGICYGMQLAVQALGGKVDAPPAREYGRTDCHVVDPAEPLFHDVPHDTTVWMSHGDQILDAGSDFVPLAATSTCPIAAAKHKSYPFYGLQFHPEVSHTPYGALMLGNFLDRICGNPRAWTMEAFIEQALERIRSQVGPDQRVVCGLSGGVDSAVCAALLAKALGDRVVCVFVDTGLLRGGERSQVEDVFRGHSDAELRVVDAADQFLKALAGVTDPQEKRRRIGHTFIEVFREEARSIPGAHFLAQGTLYPDVIESGGAPDGPAATIKIHHNVGGLPAELGFELIEPLRDLFKDEVRRLGLELGLPDDLVWRHPFPGPGLAVRCLGEVTAPRLEVLRQADAIFLEELRAAGLERQTAQAFAVLLPVQSVGVMGDARTYENVVAVRAVETEDFMTADWSRLPHEVLARTSTRIINTVKGVNRVVYDVTSKPPGTIEWE
- a CDS encoding RNA polymerase sigma factor; translation: MARDKEAVRLELLALRCRRGDARAFEELVREWEGRLFYYVRRLVATEEDAWDVLQQTWLRVYKSVGSLRQPERLPVWLYQVARCAAISHRRGRLRNEAHEESLDDPPDPTAEDDLDLLDRCEQVHVGLERLSPAHREILTLFFLEDLSLEQIAEVLEIPPGTAKSRLHYAKRALREILEREEDHR